The Tubulanus polymorphus chromosome 4, tnTubPoly1.2, whole genome shotgun sequence genomic interval TGCATTCATTGTCACACGATTCGATAGGGTCACACTCGCATTCAAGTTTAACCGCATCAAAAACCTTATCAGTCACATTCGGATTATATCCTACATTACCAACATCTTCCCTACGACAACCACTTTTCTCTAGAGAGtggaaaaaacattttgaggCTGGGAGTATCATAAGTATTTGATGCCTAGATATATGCAATGTCGGGGTTAGCTGTTATGAAGACACGCACATTTGGAACCGGCCCTGATTCATCAGTCCAAATACATAAGATACAAGAAAACACGGAGAAGAAAATGCGATACCGATGAccaaaaaaaggaaaaaacgTTACGGAACATCATCTAATGAAAGCTTGTTCGGCCTAGTCGATTGCTAGCGATGGCAACAAGTAGACTCAAAGCGAGCTTTCGTGAATTTGTCAAAATCACCTGGATTATCAGCTCGAGTGTGTACCGCGAACGTCAGCAGAACAAAAGCGAAAAACATCTTCGTAGAAACCATTGTGGAATTAAAGCAGATTCTGATTCAACAGAGGAAAATGTAGCATAGgggcctatatatatatatatatatatattcagtcTGGTAGCAATGTGATAGGCGGATAAAAAATACAGACAATCTATGGTGGAGCAATCGATTTGTAATGCCACGATACTCAGCatttattctaatttttaaTCGTCATATTCGATTCAGTAATAACTATGTAGAAAATGCATGGATGAaaaatctatttattttcaatttccatcTATTCAGCAACAGTCACGTAGGCCAATGTGTGTATGTAAGAATGATATATACAGAAGATCATGCGCCATGGATTGTTTCATGTTGGTTAAAGCCTGTTTTGTATTCTAACCGAAATCTAGTGGCAGATACTCAGATATCGGTATAGTTTtgtttgataattgatttatctACGAAAAGTtcacacagtttcaattgaatcgtagaagaaattgaaatgggAAGACCGAATTTCTACTAGTGttacctggtggatcctcgcctgccataagtggaatcctcgattgccacagggAGTCGTAGGTTCCCCGTTGGCCGCGTCTCGATTTATCAATGTACCGATAAAAATGTCATCATATCTTATTTCATGAATACCAATTTATTTAAGGGATACTAGCAAACATCACCACAATGGCGTGACTAAAGGTCGGTTTTGTGTTGCAGTTCCATTTACAATCAATCAGTCAATTTAGAAATTGGAAATCAAACAAGTCATTACAAATAGATACGTAGATAATTCATTGTTTGACTCGATATTTGATTCTAAATTTGATCGAAATGCAGAAGAGAACGATTAACCACTGGCGACATCTGACGGATCCTCGcggaatcctcgcttgccacagcacCCGTTTTTGCTATGATACAAATTTTTCcactaatttcaaatattgtcGTGTTTTAGTGTCTTGCAATGACAAACTAACACTTATATAGTTTTACAGGTCTGTACTCGGGAGGAACGTATTGAGCGGCGTAAATCTTAAACAACGTTCTCAAATCAGCGATGTTTTTGTCGGATGACGACACATTTTGTCGGGATACGGACATCAGTTTTGCAGTAGAGGGCGCCACCTGACGAGCGGTGCGCACCGCGGCGCGTTCCTCCGATCCATGTTCGTTCATCATCCTCGTATCTTCCATCTCGGAGATCTTCTCCAGTAACTTCTGTTTTGCGTTGATGACGTCGTAGACGGACTGGTGCCCGGTGATCTGGTGGAAGTGACCGCGAGAGATGACCGGTAGTCGCACCGTGTCGACGGTGGCGCCACCACTTGTCTGATCGAGGAGCGGCACGTGCACGTGTTTGCACGTGTGGTTCATCGAACGCAGATATATCGAACTCATTGTGTTATTGCGTGTCAGTAATGGCGGCTGCGGACGCGGGGGCACGAATCCACCGCCGGAATGCGTGACCGGTCTTTGCTCGATGACTTTAGCCTGGAACCCAGCCGAGCGACAGGCCCACTCCTCCGCGTTCAAATAGAATTCGTTATCGCGAAGCGTCGGACAGGCCTCCCCTAGCGTTAGTAAATCGTAGGCGATTTCGTAGTGACCGTATTTAGCGGCCAGAAGCAGGGCTGTATACCCGAGGCAGTTACGGTGGTCGATCGCCATTCCGTACTTACTCAGAGTCGCCACCAGACCGCGCGCTATTTCCATATGACCAGTTATCGCGGCGTAGTTCAACGGCGTATTACCATCGTTATCCGCTTCGTTCAAACTCAACATGTCTTCCTTGAGGATGAGTCCGGCGATTTTCTCCTGGCCGTTCAGGCAAGCGTACGCCATGGCCGTACGCCCCAGGTTGTCTTTCACGCCGAGTAAAGCCCCCGCTCGCAGTAACAACACGGCCATTTTGGCACCGATCACCCGGTTACCGACCAAACACGCCAACATCAAAGGCGTCCGCCCGTACATATCCTTCT includes:
- the LOC141904262 gene encoding uncharacterized protein LOC141904262, which encodes MSETRDSLPVSAKRVVNLRPIKTALHQAVLDERVSQVRILVTKYNVNVDKKDMYGRTPLMLACLVGNRVIGAKMAVLLLRAGALLGVKDNLGRTAMAYACLNGQEKIAGLILKEDMLSLNEADNDGNTPLNYAAITGHMEIARGLVATLSKYGMAIDHRNCLGYTALLLAAKYGHYEIAYDLLTLGEACPTLRDNEFYLNAEEWACRSAGFQAKVIEQRPVTHSGGGFVPPRPQPPLLTRNNTMSSIYLRSMNHTCKHVHVPLLDQTSGGATVDTVRLPVISRGHFHQITGHQSVYDVINAKQKLLEKISEMEDTRMMNEHGSEERAAVRTARQVAPSTAKLMSVSRQNVSSSDKNIADLRTLFKIYAAQYVPPEYRPVKLYKC